A window of Haloarchaeobius litoreus contains these coding sequences:
- a CDS encoding ABC transporter ATP-binding protein, with translation MTDAAIVTDGLTKEYDGETAVGDLDLRIESGEVFGFLGPNGAGKTTTMRMLTTLTRPTSGTAHVAGQSITDRESVTPHIGYLPEEPPLYEELTGREQLEYVAGLRDIPDDEAGERIESLLARFDLLDDADKRIDAYSKGMRQKTGVIQAVLHEPEVAFLDEPTSGLDPRAARTMRDTIADLADQEMTVFLSTHILPVVDELADRIGVLHDGRLVAQGAPEELKRRAETGEATSLEDAFLAVTTEEEAAPAESPAE, from the coding sequence ATGACCGACGCGGCCATCGTGACGGACGGCCTCACCAAGGAGTACGACGGGGAGACGGCGGTCGGCGACCTCGACCTGCGCATCGAGAGCGGCGAGGTGTTCGGATTTTTAGGCCCGAACGGCGCGGGGAAGACGACGACGATGCGGATGCTGACGACACTGACGCGCCCGACCTCGGGCACCGCGCACGTCGCCGGCCAGTCCATCACCGACCGCGAGTCGGTGACGCCGCACATCGGCTACCTGCCGGAGGAGCCACCGCTGTACGAGGAGCTCACCGGGCGCGAGCAGCTGGAGTACGTCGCCGGGCTGCGTGACATCCCGGACGACGAGGCCGGGGAGCGCATCGAATCCCTGCTCGCGAGGTTCGACCTGCTCGACGACGCGGACAAGCGCATCGACGCCTACTCGAAGGGGATGCGCCAGAAGACGGGCGTCATCCAGGCGGTGCTGCACGAGCCCGAGGTCGCGTTCCTCGACGAGCCGACGTCGGGACTGGACCCGCGGGCGGCACGGACGATGCGGGACACCATCGCCGACCTCGCGGACCAGGAGATGACGGTGTTCCTCTCGACGCACATCCTGCCGGTCGTCGACGAGCTGGCGGACCGTATCGGCGTGCTGCACGACGGGCGGCTCGTTGCCCAGGGTGCGCCGGAGGAGCTGAAGCGGCGCGCGGAGACGGGGGAGGCGACCAGCCTTGAGGACGCGTTCCTCGCGGTGACGACGGAGGAGGAGGCGGCGCCCGCCGAGTCGCCGGCGGAATGA
- a CDS encoding ATP-binding protein: MSNAALSVVEFLLTADIYTENRELDENDLPPRFRRVFYVDGEVERPLTVTNKTARAATGIDHPWDAISELLFTDRDEFSGKLKLTQPEMAENWFLERVDAETLRRNPTLAWEFADQFDDLTYEEAREANRPIQADRVWIDSLLDEMFEDEEDEEMLDLVDIRAPEEIDQTLDDIVLTEEQEGEIQKVVKAIEHREYLAEIGLREIGKLLFVGPPGTGKTSAAKGLAYKLDLPFVEVKLSMITSQYLGETAKNVEKTFEVAKRLSPCILFMDEFDFVAKTRGGDEHNAIKRAVNTLLKSIDDISLIQDDVLLIGATNHPDQLDAAAWRRFDEIVNFPKPDHGMRSDILRIITRAMDIEEFDPDAIADITEGLTGSDLRLVMREAVLDALTEERTTLTQEDLEAAVADFEERDNLKNMDMIGGDHDALVAGGDIAGDGSGHDHGDHDHSHDG, translated from the coding sequence ATGAGTAACGCGGCGCTATCGGTTGTCGAGTTCCTGTTGACCGCCGATATCTACACCGAGAACCGCGAGCTGGACGAGAACGACCTCCCACCGCGGTTCCGACGCGTGTTCTACGTCGACGGCGAGGTCGAGCGACCGCTCACGGTCACGAACAAGACGGCCCGGGCGGCGACGGGCATCGACCACCCGTGGGACGCGATTTCCGAGCTCCTGTTCACCGACCGCGACGAGTTCTCGGGCAAGCTGAAGCTGACCCAGCCGGAGATGGCCGAGAACTGGTTCCTCGAGCGCGTGGACGCGGAGACGCTGCGCCGCAACCCCACCCTCGCCTGGGAGTTCGCCGACCAGTTCGACGACCTCACCTACGAGGAGGCCCGGGAGGCCAACCGCCCCATCCAGGCCGACCGCGTCTGGATCGACTCGCTGCTCGACGAGATGTTCGAGGACGAGGAGGACGAGGAGATGCTCGACCTCGTCGACATCCGCGCGCCCGAGGAGATCGACCAGACGCTCGACGACATCGTCCTCACCGAGGAGCAGGAGGGCGAGATCCAGAAGGTCGTGAAGGCCATCGAGCACCGGGAGTACCTCGCCGAGATCGGCCTGCGCGAGATCGGCAAGCTGCTGTTCGTCGGCCCGCCGGGGACCGGGAAGACCTCCGCCGCGAAGGGGCTGGCGTACAAGCTCGACCTCCCGTTCGTCGAGGTGAAGCTCTCGATGATCACCAGCCAGTACCTCGGCGAGACGGCGAAGAACGTCGAGAAGACGTTCGAGGTGGCCAAGCGGCTCTCGCCGTGTATCCTGTTCATGGACGAGTTCGACTTCGTCGCGAAGACGCGCGGCGGCGACGAGCACAACGCCATCAAGCGTGCGGTGAACACCCTGCTCAAGAGCATCGACGACATCTCGCTCATCCAGGACGACGTGCTGCTCATCGGCGCGACGAACCACCCGGACCAGCTCGACGCCGCGGCCTGGCGGCGCTTCGACGAGATCGTCAACTTCCCCAAACCCGACCACGGGATGCGTTCGGATATCCTCCGCATCATCACCCGCGCGATGGACATCGAGGAGTTCGACCCCGACGCCATCGCCGACATCACCGAGGGGCTCACCGGGAGCGACCTCCGGCTGGTCATGCGCGAGGCCGTCCTCGACGCGCTTACCGAGGAGCGGACGACGCTGACCCAGGAGGACCTCGAGGCAGCGGTCGCGGACTTCGAGGAGCGCGACAACCTGAAGAACATGGACATGATCGGGGGCGACCACGACGCACTCGTCGCCGGCGGCGACATCGCTGGCGACGGCTCGGGGCACGACCACGGCGACCACGACCACAGCCACGACGGCTGA
- a CDS encoding thiolase family protein: MPAHTPVIAAAYRTPQGRQGGVYENTRGEDLSVPLIDEILAENGLSGEDIDDLMWGCAQQRGEQDNNVARIIALMSELGESVPATTINRWCASSMQAVISASDAVAAGNRDCIIAGGFENMSRVPMGGGMDSRSFHPAFQEMYNMIELQMGMTAEKVADEFDISREAQDRYAVQSHQRAAAATEEGRFDDEIIPIEAEVTVEEDEDGEPVETEVRTITEDEGIRPDTDFETLQSLPPAFMEDITAGNSSQISDGAAATLVTSKEFAEAHDLEILAEVGTNNVAGVDPTIMGIGPVPATRGLLERNGRDIEDYDLVELNEAFASQTVYAREELGIDEDIFNVNGGAIAIGHPLGASGARLPVTLIHELRKRGGGRGLATLCVGFGQGAAIEFEVNGE; encoded by the coding sequence ATGCCAGCACACACGCCCGTCATCGCGGCCGCGTACCGGACACCCCAGGGTCGCCAGGGTGGCGTCTACGAGAACACCCGCGGCGAGGACCTCTCCGTCCCGCTCATCGACGAGATACTCGCCGAGAACGGCCTCTCCGGCGAGGACATCGACGACCTGATGTGGGGCTGTGCCCAGCAGCGTGGCGAGCAGGACAACAACGTCGCCCGTATCATCGCCCTGATGTCCGAACTCGGCGAGAGCGTGCCCGCGACGACCATCAACCGCTGGTGTGCCTCCTCGATGCAGGCGGTCATCTCCGCGTCCGATGCCGTCGCCGCCGGCAACCGCGACTGCATCATCGCGGGCGGCTTCGAGAACATGAGCCGCGTCCCCATGGGCGGCGGGATGGACAGCCGAAGCTTCCACCCCGCGTTCCAGGAGATGTACAACATGATCGAGCTCCAGATGGGGATGACCGCAGAGAAGGTCGCCGACGAGTTCGACATCTCGCGCGAGGCACAGGACCGCTACGCCGTCCAGAGCCACCAGCGCGCCGCCGCGGCCACCGAGGAGGGGCGCTTCGACGACGAGATCATCCCCATCGAGGCCGAGGTCACCGTCGAGGAGGACGAGGACGGCGAGCCCGTCGAGACCGAGGTCCGCACCATCACCGAGGACGAGGGCATCCGTCCCGACACCGACTTCGAGACGCTCCAGAGCCTCCCGCCCGCGTTCATGGAGGACATCACGGCCGGGAACTCCAGCCAGATCTCCGACGGTGCGGCCGCGACGCTCGTCACCTCCAAGGAGTTCGCCGAGGCGCACGACCTCGAGATCCTCGCCGAGGTCGGCACGAACAACGTCGCCGGCGTCGACCCCACCATCATGGGTATCGGTCCGGTGCCGGCGACCCGCGGCCTGCTCGAACGCAACGGCCGCGACATCGAGGACTACGACCTCGTCGAGCTCAACGAGGCGTTCGCCTCCCAGACGGTGTACGCCCGCGAGGAGCTCGGTATCGACGAGGACATCTTCAACGTCAACGGCGGCGCAATCGCCATCGGCCACCCGCTCGGTGCGTCCGGTGCCCGCCTGCCCGTGACGCTCATCCACGAGCTCAGAAAGCGCGGCGGCGGCCGCGGCCTGGCGACGCTCTGTGTCGGCTTCGGGCAGGGTGCTGCCATCGAGTTCGAGGTCAACGGCGAGTAA
- a CDS encoding flippase activity-associated protein Agl23, with amino-acid sequence MTDDPTPPASPPADALRADGGSSSSPPADDRDEADDRDQPTGHDDRDAHDDRDAHDDTPGERAGEPTDDDDEWDEWTTADDATETADDDEPEHDSWNHDPEASDLAGNDDHPQESSNRTLGALVVIAVVGLAARLVWLGERLVHQDEGRVAYWVLRYLETGAYEYRPIVHGPFLFHVDKYVFQLLGPSDFTARLPVAILGAALPLSAWLYRKHLRDTEVVALGLFLAFNPVLLYYSRFMRSDIPLVVFVAFTVGFFLRYYDERQRRYLAAAVATLALALTTKENALLYPVCWLGAAALLLDHRLFRAPVADDLTVWGVLVDYLDWVLPFDLRGSWGVLAGGDVNGLIDRHIDWWVTGWRSIVVSVGVAVGLAVEFFAIIVLFYAPRGGGYTKQHAAGWPGPEQAGQGIGLWNSLGQLAGGDPDMFLAVVRESILGSWEEFTGQWASDHGNSYLAFFEHYINVLEAAALVLCAFAIVGFVVDRYSSDGPRDLVALASYWGFVSVLGYPIATDIRAGWATSHAIIALAIPAAVGLAIVFRWGIESFTDDDPVGVALTVVILLLVSGQVATTAVGLVYVNDQDPDNMLVQYAQSSSTDLKDTLQDVERIGREQGGPDDVDVLFYGNEYYTSNLSDDFQPPASQGYYERRTLMWYMEMYQYRANATEGQQFVYDTAITLRQVNRTNAPVVVAIGNGSNGDDAEDIHQWLVEQGYEAREFQRFATVNRTDQNLGPGTPFVVYVNESALSESADVPPPEQSSATIPASTAPTDRLQTAARSIVGDGWLRAAARPVRAAESSTLGT; translated from the coding sequence ATGACCGACGACCCCACGCCGCCCGCCAGCCCTCCGGCGGACGCCCTCCGCGCCGACGGCGGGTCGTCGTCCTCTCCCCCGGCGGACGACCGCGACGAGGCCGACGACCGCGACCAGCCCACGGGACACGACGACCGCGACGCTCACGACGACCGCGACGCCCACGACGACACGCCCGGTGAGCGCGCCGGCGAGCCAACCGATGACGACGACGAGTGGGACGAGTGGACGACAGCGGACGATGCCACCGAGACGGCCGACGACGACGAGCCCGAACACGACAGCTGGAACCACGACCCCGAGGCGAGCGACCTCGCGGGCAACGACGACCATCCCCAGGAATCGAGCAACCGCACGCTCGGCGCGCTGGTGGTCATCGCCGTGGTCGGCCTCGCCGCGCGGCTGGTGTGGCTCGGCGAGCGGCTCGTCCACCAGGACGAGGGCCGGGTCGCGTACTGGGTGCTCCGGTACCTCGAGACCGGCGCGTACGAGTACCGACCCATCGTCCACGGGCCGTTCCTGTTCCACGTCGACAAGTACGTCTTCCAGTTGCTGGGGCCCTCGGACTTCACCGCCCGGCTCCCGGTCGCCATCCTCGGCGCGGCGCTCCCGCTCTCGGCGTGGCTCTACCGGAAGCACCTGCGGGACACCGAGGTCGTCGCCCTCGGGCTGTTCCTCGCGTTCAACCCGGTGCTGCTGTACTACTCGCGGTTCATGCGCTCTGACATCCCGCTCGTCGTGTTCGTCGCGTTCACCGTCGGGTTCTTCCTGCGCTACTACGACGAGCGCCAGCGCCGGTACCTCGCCGCCGCCGTCGCCACGCTCGCGCTCGCCCTGACGACGAAGGAGAACGCGCTGCTGTATCCGGTCTGCTGGCTGGGGGCGGCCGCACTCCTGCTCGACCATCGGCTGTTCCGCGCGCCGGTCGCGGACGACCTGACGGTCTGGGGCGTCCTCGTCGACTACCTCGACTGGGTGCTGCCGTTCGACCTGCGCGGGTCGTGGGGCGTGCTCGCGGGCGGGGACGTGAACGGCCTCATCGACCGGCACATCGACTGGTGGGTCACGGGTTGGCGCTCGATCGTGGTCTCGGTCGGGGTGGCGGTCGGCCTCGCCGTCGAGTTCTTCGCCATCATCGTGCTGTTCTACGCGCCCCGCGGCGGCGGCTACACGAAGCAACACGCCGCGGGCTGGCCCGGACCGGAGCAGGCGGGACAGGGCATCGGGCTGTGGAACTCGCTCGGTCAGCTCGCCGGCGGCGACCCCGACATGTTCCTCGCCGTCGTCCGGGAGTCCATACTCGGCTCGTGGGAGGAGTTCACCGGCCAGTGGGCGAGCGACCACGGCAACTCCTACCTCGCGTTCTTCGAGCACTACATCAACGTGCTGGAGGCCGCCGCGCTCGTGTTGTGTGCGTTCGCCATCGTCGGGTTCGTCGTGGACCGCTACAGCAGCGACGGCCCGCGGGACCTCGTCGCGCTCGCGTCGTACTGGGGCTTCGTCAGCGTGCTCGGCTACCCCATCGCGACGGACATCCGCGCGGGCTGGGCGACGAGCCACGCCATCATCGCGCTGGCCATCCCGGCGGCGGTCGGCCTCGCCATCGTCTTCCGCTGGGGCATCGAGTCGTTCACCGACGACGACCCCGTCGGCGTCGCGCTGACGGTCGTCATCCTCCTGCTCGTCTCCGGGCAGGTCGCCACGACAGCCGTCGGGCTGGTGTACGTGAACGACCAGGACCCCGACAACATGCTCGTCCAGTACGCCCAGTCCTCCAGTACGGACCTGAAGGACACGCTGCAGGACGTCGAGCGCATCGGCCGCGAGCAGGGCGGGCCCGACGACGTCGACGTGCTGTTCTACGGCAACGAGTACTACACGTCGAACCTGAGCGACGACTTCCAGCCACCCGCCTCGCAGGGCTACTACGAACGCCGGACGCTGATGTGGTACATGGAGATGTACCAGTACCGCGCGAACGCGACCGAGGGCCAGCAGTTCGTCTACGACACGGCCATCACGCTCCGGCAGGTCAACCGGACGAACGCGCCGGTCGTCGTCGCCATCGGGAACGGCTCGAACGGTGACGACGCGGAGGACATCCACCAGTGGCTCGTCGAGCAGGGCTACGAGGCCCGCGAGTTCCAGCGCTTCGCGACGGTCAACCGGACCGACCAGAACCTCGGCCCGGGCACCCCCTTCGTCGTCTACGTGAACGAGTCGGCGCTGTCCGAATCGGCAGACGTACCGCCACCCGAGCAGTCGAGCGCGACGATACCTGCCTCGACGGCACCGACCGACCGGCTGCAGACGGCGGCCCGGTCCATCGTCGGTGACGGCTGGCTCCGGGCCGCGGCGCGACCAGTCCGAGCGGCCGAGTCCTCCACGCTCGGCACGTAA
- a CDS encoding MBL fold metallo-hydrolase: protein MLVTLLGTGDTTGTPTPGCDCDTCQAALERGVERTRFSVHVHNERTDESLLVDCSPDFRYQFLHNDVDLPDAAVVTHIHFDHLDGLGNAYRLLDGLQVYAANETDPETGESVADTVDRKYDYLDAVTVNHETPFEPFETCGFEVTLVPVVHPPLVCYGLAIEDPETGGKLAISGDSSYALGEDSRDVLRDPDLLLADGIVPADLCRHHPLGGDHADDDGVFRTFGTKHMTYEGALALGEDIDADVTRVVHAAHFYPVEQAFDDAIAVDGETYEL from the coding sequence ATGCTGGTCACGCTGCTCGGAACGGGCGACACGACGGGGACGCCGACGCCCGGCTGCGACTGCGATACGTGCCAGGCGGCCCTCGAACGTGGCGTCGAGCGCACCCGGTTCTCCGTGCACGTCCACAACGAGCGCACCGACGAGTCGCTGCTGGTCGACTGCAGCCCCGACTTCCGCTACCAGTTCCTCCACAACGACGTCGACCTGCCGGACGCCGCCGTCGTCACCCACATCCACTTCGACCACCTCGACGGGCTCGGCAACGCGTACCGGCTGCTCGACGGGCTGCAGGTGTACGCCGCGAACGAGACAGACCCGGAGACGGGCGAGAGCGTCGCCGACACCGTCGACCGGAAGTACGACTACCTCGACGCGGTGACGGTGAACCACGAGACGCCGTTCGAGCCGTTCGAGACCTGCGGCTTCGAGGTGACGCTCGTCCCGGTCGTCCACCCGCCGCTGGTCTGTTACGGGCTCGCCATCGAGGACCCGGAGACGGGCGGGAAACTCGCCATCTCGGGCGATTCGAGCTACGCACTGGGTGAGGACTCGCGGGACGTGCTGCGGGACCCCGACCTGCTGCTCGCCGACGGTATCGTCCCGGCCGACCTCTGCAGGCACCACCCGCTCGGTGGCGACCACGCCGACGATGACGGCGTCTTCCGGACGTTCGGCACGAAGCACATGACCTACGAGGGCGCGCTCGCGCTCGGCGAGGACATCGACGCCGACGTGACGCGGGTCGTCCACGCGGCGCACTTCTACCCGGTCGAGCAGGCGTTCGACGACGCCATCGCCGTCGACGGGGAGACGTACGAGCTGTAG
- a CDS encoding DUF7351 domain-containing protein, with product MSRPDSKPDINECEACVAPAKAFSVVGNETRLSILEALWRAEERPVRFSDLRETVGMRDSAQFNYHLQQLTDQFVVNTDDGYDLRYAGTKVVRAVIAGEFNQNPRWGPHGLDADCVTCGGSLVAAYEDETIGIECADCGHPHGEYPFPPGGLTDRDRDEVMRAFDQRVRHLHCLAADGVCPECSGRMASHVEREGDCCIGSDVRVEHVCQQCGHSLCSAIGLVLLDQSDVVHFHREHGIDLNGTPYWELPWCVSDHGTTVHSMDPFSVTVTIELDGDSLAVTIDDDLAVADVERTAAVPADD from the coding sequence CGCGCCCGCGAAGGCGTTCTCGGTGGTGGGCAACGAGACGCGGCTGTCCATCCTCGAGGCGCTCTGGCGGGCCGAGGAGCGACCGGTCCGGTTCTCGGACCTCCGCGAGACCGTCGGGATGCGCGACAGCGCCCAGTTCAACTACCACCTCCAGCAGCTCACCGACCAGTTCGTCGTGAACACGGACGACGGCTACGACCTGCGCTACGCCGGCACGAAGGTGGTTCGGGCGGTCATCGCCGGCGAGTTCAACCAGAACCCGCGCTGGGGGCCGCACGGACTGGACGCCGACTGCGTCACCTGCGGTGGCTCGCTCGTCGCCGCATACGAGGACGAGACCATCGGCATCGAGTGTGCCGACTGCGGCCACCCCCACGGCGAGTACCCGTTCCCGCCGGGAGGGCTGACCGACCGCGACCGCGACGAGGTGATGCGAGCGTTCGACCAGCGCGTCCGCCACCTCCACTGCCTCGCCGCCGACGGCGTCTGTCCCGAGTGCAGCGGGCGGATGGCGAGCCACGTCGAGCGCGAGGGCGACTGCTGCATCGGCTCGGACGTCCGCGTCGAGCACGTCTGCCAGCAGTGCGGTCACTCGCTCTGCTCGGCCATCGGTCTCGTGCTGCTCGACCAGTCCGACGTGGTCCACTTCCACCGCGAGCACGGCATCGACCTCAACGGCACGCCGTACTGGGAGCTCCCCTGGTGCGTCTCCGACCACGGCACGACCGTCCACTCGATGGACCCGTTCTCTGTCACCGTGACCATCGAGCTCGACGGCGACTCCCTCGCGGTCACCATCGACGACGACCTCGCCGTCGCCGATGTCGAGCGCACGGCCGCGGTTCCGGCGGACGACTGA